A window of Amycolatopsis australiensis contains these coding sequences:
- a CDS encoding ParB/RepB/Spo0J family partition protein has translation MTERRGGLGRGLAALIPTGPAGGGPLPAPGDPAADKKAAEDKGWFAANGAAKAHSGEVAGAVYREIPVSSIKPNPKQPRQVFDEDALAELEHSIREFGLMQPIVVRELGDNEYELVMGERRLRASQQAELEAIPAIVRQTADESMLRDALLENIHRVQLNPLEEAAAYQQLLDEFAVTHEELASRIGRSRPVITNTIRLLKLPLPVQRRVAAGVLSAGHARALLSLEDPESQEELAARIVAEGMSVRATEEAVTLKKSEKPAKPKAAPRKPIQAPGLQELANRLSDTFDTRVKVDLGRRKGRIVLEFGSVDDLERIVSIIDANAANRAPETD, from the coding sequence ATGACCGAGCGCAGAGGAGGGCTGGGGCGCGGCCTCGCCGCCCTGATCCCGACCGGACCGGCCGGCGGCGGCCCCCTGCCCGCGCCCGGTGACCCGGCGGCCGACAAGAAGGCCGCCGAGGACAAGGGCTGGTTCGCGGCCAACGGCGCGGCGAAGGCGCACAGCGGCGAGGTCGCCGGTGCCGTCTACCGCGAGATCCCGGTCAGCTCGATCAAGCCGAACCCGAAGCAGCCGCGCCAGGTCTTCGACGAAGACGCGCTCGCCGAGCTCGAGCACTCGATCCGCGAGTTCGGGCTCATGCAGCCCATCGTCGTCCGCGAACTCGGGGACAACGAGTACGAGCTCGTCATGGGCGAGCGTCGGCTGCGTGCTTCGCAGCAGGCGGAGCTGGAGGCGATCCCGGCGATCGTCCGGCAGACCGCCGACGAGTCGATGCTGCGCGACGCGCTCCTGGAGAACATCCACCGCGTCCAGCTGAACCCGCTCGAGGAGGCGGCGGCGTACCAGCAGCTGCTCGACGAGTTCGCCGTCACGCACGAAGAGCTGGCGAGCCGGATCGGCCGCAGCCGTCCGGTCATCACCAACACGATCCGGCTCCTCAAGCTCCCCTTGCCGGTGCAGCGCCGGGTGGCCGCGGGCGTCCTGTCCGCCGGTCACGCGCGGGCGTTGCTGTCGCTCGAGGACCCCGAGAGCCAGGAGGAGCTCGCCGCGCGGATCGTCGCGGAAGGCATGTCGGTGCGGGCGACCGAGGAAGCCGTCACGCTCAAGAAGAGCGAGAAGCCGGCGAAGCCGAAGGCCGCGCCGCGCAAGCCGATCCAGGCGCCCGGACTGCAGGAGCTGGCGAACCGGCTTTCGGACACGTTCGACACCCGGGTGAAGGTCGACCTCGGCCGCCGCAAGGGCCGGATCGTGCTCGAATTCGGCTCGGTGGACGACCTCGAGCGCATCGTCTCGATCATTGACGCGAACGCGGCAAATCGGGCACCGGAAACCGATTAG
- a CDS encoding D-alanine--D-alanine ligase family protein, which yields MVDRTVAVLAGGLSHERDVSLRSGRRLSAALKSEGFGIEEWDTDAGLLERLRTQRPDAVVVALHGGEGENGSVQTVLEMLDVPFVGTGSQGCRRAWDKPTAKALLQKAGFATPDWVVLPHSTFRELGAQAVLDAMVERLGLPLILKPDQGGSALGTQVVREAAELPAAMVGCFAYGDTVLAERFVDGVEVAVTVIEGEHGPEALPAVEIVPESGVYDYTARYTAGLTDFFTPARLDDDAAKSVAELAVAAHRVLGLRDISRTDAVITPDGTAHFLEVNPSPGLTETSTVPMAIEAAGKSLGTVFADLIARAVTR from the coding sequence GTGGTCGACCGTACCGTTGCCGTGCTCGCCGGCGGGCTTTCGCACGAACGCGACGTCTCACTGAGGTCCGGCCGCCGGTTGTCCGCGGCGCTGAAGTCCGAGGGCTTCGGCATCGAGGAGTGGGACACCGACGCGGGCCTGCTTGAGCGGCTGCGCACGCAGCGTCCGGACGCCGTCGTCGTCGCGCTGCACGGCGGCGAGGGCGAGAACGGTTCGGTGCAGACGGTGCTGGAGATGCTGGACGTGCCGTTCGTCGGCACCGGTTCCCAGGGCTGCCGCCGCGCGTGGGACAAGCCGACGGCCAAGGCGCTGCTGCAGAAGGCCGGGTTCGCGACGCCGGACTGGGTCGTGCTGCCGCACAGCACCTTCCGCGAGCTCGGCGCGCAGGCGGTGCTCGACGCGATGGTCGAGCGGCTCGGCCTGCCGCTGATCCTCAAGCCGGACCAGGGCGGCTCCGCGCTCGGCACCCAGGTGGTCCGCGAGGCGGCGGAGCTGCCGGCGGCGATGGTCGGCTGCTTCGCCTACGGCGACACCGTGCTCGCCGAGCGGTTCGTGGACGGCGTCGAGGTGGCCGTGACGGTCATCGAGGGCGAGCACGGGCCCGAGGCCCTGCCGGCGGTCGAGATCGTGCCGGAGAGCGGCGTGTACGACTACACGGCCCGGTACACCGCCGGCCTGACCGACTTCTTCACCCCGGCCCGGCTCGACGACGACGCGGCCAAGTCGGTGGCCGAGCTGGCCGTCGCCGCGCACCGCGTGCTCGGCCTGCGGGACATCTCCCGCACCGACGCGGTCATCACGCCGGACGGCACCGCGCACTTCCTGGAGGTGAACCCGTCGCCGGGGCTCACCGAGACCTCGACGGTGCCGATGGCGATCGAGGCGGCGGGCAAGTCGCTCGGCACGGTGTTCGCCGACCTGATCGCGCGAGCCGTCACTCGCTGA
- a CDS encoding PLP-dependent aminotransferase family protein, producing the protein MTENRPSKPQSGRQNLDPHLERYAARTAGMTASEIRALFAVASRPEVVSLAGGMPNLAALPLDTLSAQVAEIIAEDGLVALQYGSAHGIPVLREQICEIMALEGIKAHPDDVVVTVGSQMGLDMVTRLFCDPGDVVIAEGPSYVGALGSFAAYQAQVVHVAMDDHGLVPSLLREALDQAKKAGRRVKFLYTIPNFHNPAGVTLAVERRAEILEICRAHGVLVVEDNPYGLLGFDGQTYPALRSTDPDNVVYLGSFSKTFASGLRVGWVLAPHAVREKLVLAAESATLCPPTFNQMIVSRYLATHDWKGQIKKFRENYRERRDAILSALDQYLPPGCSWTKPEGGFYMWVTVPEGVDTKAMLPRAVTARVAYASGTGFYADGFGSRQMRLSYCYPTPERIREGVRRLAAVLESEMDLARTFGSVTSRQIQGPQNPSPDTV; encoded by the coding sequence ATGACCGAGAACCGCCCCAGCAAGCCGCAGAGCGGCCGCCAGAACCTCGACCCGCATCTCGAGCGGTACGCCGCGCGCACCGCCGGGATGACCGCCTCCGAGATCCGGGCGCTGTTCGCGGTGGCCAGCCGTCCGGAGGTGGTCTCGCTGGCCGGCGGCATGCCGAACCTGGCCGCGCTCCCGCTCGACACGCTGTCGGCCCAGGTGGCGGAGATCATCGCCGAAGACGGGCTCGTCGCGCTGCAGTACGGCTCGGCGCACGGTATCCCGGTGCTGCGCGAGCAGATCTGCGAGATCATGGCGCTGGAGGGCATCAAGGCGCACCCGGACGACGTCGTGGTGACCGTCGGCTCGCAGATGGGCCTGGACATGGTCACGCGACTGTTCTGCGACCCGGGTGACGTCGTGATCGCCGAGGGCCCGTCCTACGTCGGCGCGCTGGGCTCGTTCGCGGCCTACCAGGCGCAGGTCGTGCACGTGGCGATGGACGACCACGGCCTGGTGCCGTCGCTGCTTCGCGAGGCGCTCGACCAGGCGAAGAAGGCCGGCCGCCGGGTCAAGTTCCTCTACACGATCCCGAACTTCCACAACCCCGCCGGCGTCACGCTGGCCGTCGAGCGCCGCGCGGAGATCCTCGAGATCTGCCGCGCCCACGGCGTCCTCGTCGTCGAAGACAACCCGTACGGGTTGCTCGGCTTCGACGGCCAGACCTACCCGGCGCTGCGCTCGACCGACCCTGACAACGTCGTGTACCTCGGTTCGTTCTCCAAGACGTTCGCTTCCGGCCTGCGCGTCGGCTGGGTGCTCGCCCCGCACGCCGTGCGCGAGAAGCTCGTGCTGGCCGCGGAGTCGGCGACGTTGTGCCCGCCGACGTTCAACCAGATGATCGTGTCGCGCTACCTGGCCACGCACGACTGGAAGGGCCAGATCAAGAAGTTCCGGGAGAACTACCGCGAGCGGCGGGACGCGATCCTGTCCGCGCTCGACCAGTACCTGCCCCCGGGCTGCTCGTGGACCAAGCCGGAGGGCGGGTTCTACATGTGGGTGACGGTGCCGGAAGGCGTGGACACCAAGGCGATGCTGCCGCGCGCGGTGACCGCCCGGGTGGCGTACGCGTCCGGGACCGGCTTCTACGCCGACGGGTTCGGCAGCCGTCAGATGCGGCTGTCCTACTGCTATCCGACGCCGGAGCGGATCCGCGAGGGCGTGCGGCGGCTGGCCGCCGTGCTGGAGTCCGAAATGGACCTCGCGCGCACCTTCGGTAGCGTGACCTCGCGCCAGATCCAGGGACCGCAGAACCCGTCCCCGGACACGGTCTAG
- the trxA gene encoding thioredoxin, which produces MANTVKVTDATFVDEVLTSEKPVLVDFWATWCGPCKMVAPVLEEIAAEKGDKLTIAKIDIDENPNTPRDYQVMSIPTLILFQGGKPVKQIVGAKPKAALLSDLADVL; this is translated from the coding sequence ATGGCCAACACCGTGAAGGTGACCGATGCGACGTTCGTCGACGAGGTCCTGACCAGCGAGAAGCCGGTCCTCGTCGACTTCTGGGCCACCTGGTGCGGCCCGTGCAAGATGGTCGCCCCGGTGCTCGAGGAGATCGCGGCCGAGAAGGGCGACAAGCTGACGATCGCCAAGATCGACATCGACGAGAACCCGAACACGCCGCGTGACTACCAGGTGATGTCCATCCCGACGCTGATCCTGTTCCAGGGCGGCAAGCCGGTGAAGCAGATCGTGGGCGCCAAGCCGAAGGCCGCGCTGCTGTCGGACCTCGCCGACGTTCTCTGA
- a CDS encoding ParA family protein, with amino-acid sequence MNPPPSDSTETTPDVGWTPIAEEAARAARLLHPKEGELPRPSRRRVLTVANQKGGVGKTTSTVNLAAALALHGLKTLVVDLDPQGNASTALDVDHRSGTPSIYEVLIGEVTLAEAAQATEQSPNLFCVPATIDLAGAEIELVSMASRESRLKEAISSEILNEIGVDYVFIDCPPSLGLLTVNAMVAAQEVLIPIQCEYYALEGLGQLLSNIELVQQHLNRELHVSTILLTMYDGRTKLADQVTNEVRNHFGDTVLKTVIPRSVKVSEAPGYGQTVLAYDPGSRGAMSYVDAAKEIAVRGAQLERGSST; translated from the coding sequence GTGAATCCCCCGCCGTCCGACTCCACGGAGACCACCCCCGACGTGGGCTGGACCCCGATCGCCGAAGAAGCCGCCCGCGCCGCGCGTCTGCTGCACCCGAAGGAGGGCGAACTCCCCCGACCCAGCCGTCGCCGCGTGCTGACCGTCGCCAACCAGAAGGGCGGCGTCGGCAAGACGACGAGCACGGTCAACCTCGCCGCCGCGCTCGCGCTGCACGGGCTCAAGACGCTCGTCGTCGATCTCGACCCGCAGGGCAACGCCAGCACGGCGCTCGACGTCGACCACCGGTCCGGGACACCGTCCATCTACGAGGTGCTCATCGGCGAGGTGACGCTCGCGGAGGCCGCCCAGGCGACCGAGCAGTCCCCGAACCTCTTCTGCGTTCCCGCCACGATCGACCTCGCCGGCGCCGAGATCGAGCTCGTCTCGATGGCGTCCCGCGAGTCCCGGCTCAAGGAAGCGATCTCCTCGGAGATCCTCAACGAGATCGGCGTCGACTACGTCTTCATCGACTGCCCGCCGTCGCTCGGCCTCCTCACGGTCAACGCGATGGTCGCCGCGCAGGAGGTACTCATCCCGATCCAGTGCGAGTACTACGCGCTCGAAGGGCTCGGGCAGCTGCTCAGCAACATCGAGCTCGTGCAGCAGCACCTCAACCGCGAGCTGCACGTCTCGACCATCCTCCTCACCATGTACGACGGCCGCACCAAGCTGGCCGACCAGGTGACGAACGAGGTCCGGAACCACTTCGGCGACACCGTTCTGAAGACGGTCATTCCCCGCAGCGTGAAGGTGTCCGAGGCGCCCGGGTACGGCCAGACCGTCCTCGCGTACGACCCGGGTTCTCGCGGCGCAATGAGCTACGTCGACGCGGCCAAGGAGATCGCCGTGCGCGGCGCACAGTTGGAGAGGGGTAGTTCCACATGA
- a CDS encoding N-acetylmuramoyl-L-alanine amidase, with protein MRVLRRGDAGPDVAEIRSILAGMDLLPPVTGTDDYDTFDVAVEGAVRAFQQRRGLITDGIVGPATFQALKGASYHLGSRPLSYMIASPVHGDDVFTLQERLTELGFDAGRPDGYFGPQTERALKTFQRDMRLTPDGMCGPATIRELKRLSSPRARGGRPVFLREQEQVRQAGPRLRGKRIVIDPGHGGDDLGVVAGGLREADIAWDLARRLEGRMKATGMEALISRGPNHSPTELERARFANDAGADLFLSLHSDGNRSPRAQGIASFHFGTGNGTTSTVGELLAGFIQREVAARTGMLDCRTHYKTWEIFTRTRCPAVRVEIGYLTNPDDARKLADPAFRDIVAEGILIAVKRLYLLGEGDQPTGTFTFADVLAHELAKAE; from the coding sequence ATGCGGGTACTCCGCCGCGGTGACGCCGGTCCGGACGTCGCCGAGATCAGGTCCATCCTGGCCGGGATGGACCTGCTCCCGCCGGTCACCGGTACCGACGACTACGACACGTTCGACGTCGCCGTCGAGGGCGCCGTCCGTGCCTTCCAGCAGCGCCGTGGGCTCATCACCGACGGCATCGTGGGTCCGGCGACCTTCCAGGCGCTCAAGGGCGCCAGCTACCACCTGGGCAGCCGCCCGCTGTCGTACATGATCGCCTCGCCGGTGCACGGCGACGACGTCTTCACGCTGCAGGAGCGGCTCACCGAGCTCGGCTTCGACGCCGGCCGCCCCGACGGCTACTTCGGGCCCCAGACCGAGCGCGCGCTCAAGACGTTCCAGCGCGACATGCGCCTGACGCCGGACGGCATGTGCGGCCCGGCGACCATCCGCGAGCTGAAGCGCCTGTCCTCACCGCGGGCCCGGGGCGGGCGTCCCGTGTTCCTGCGCGAGCAGGAGCAGGTGCGCCAGGCGGGTCCGCGCCTGCGCGGCAAGCGCATCGTGATCGACCCCGGCCACGGCGGTGACGACCTCGGCGTGGTCGCCGGCGGGCTGCGCGAGGCCGACATCGCCTGGGACCTGGCGCGCCGCCTGGAAGGCCGGATGAAGGCCACCGGCATGGAGGCCCTGATCTCCCGCGGCCCCAACCACAGCCCGACCGAGCTGGAGCGCGCCCGTTTCGCGAACGACGCGGGCGCCGACCTGTTCCTGTCCCTGCACAGCGACGGCAACCGCTCGCCGCGCGCCCAGGGCATCGCGAGCTTCCACTTCGGCACGGGCAACGGCACCACGTCCACCGTCGGTGAGCTGCTGGCCGGCTTCATCCAGCGCGAGGTCGCGGCCCGCACCGGCATGCTCGACTGCCGCACGCACTACAAGACGTGGGAGATCTTCACCCGCACCCGCTGCCCGGCGGTCCGCGTCGAGATCGGCTACCTGACCAACCCGGACGACGCCCGCAAGCTGGCCGATCCGGCGTTCCGCGACATCGTCGCGGAGGGGATCTTGATCGCCGTCAAGCGCCTGTACCTCCTCGGCGAAGGCGACCAGCCGACGGGAACGTTCACGTTCGCCGACGTCCTCGCGCACGAGCTCGCCAAGGCCGAATAG
- the trxB gene encoding thioredoxin-disulfide reductase: MAAEEIRNLIIVGSGPAGYTAAVYAARAQLEPLVFEGTQFGGALMTTTEVENFPGFRDGIMGPDLMEEMRKQAERFGAELRAEDVESLELTGDVKYVHANGKRYAARAVILAMGAAARYLNVPGEQELLGRGVSACATCDGFFFRDHDIVVAGGGDSAMEEATFLTKFAKSVTIVHRRDEFRASKIMLERARANEKIKWKLNSQITEVLGDGKVEALKLKDTRDGSESTLDVSGFFVAIGHDPRSQLVKGQVELDEDGYVVTKGKTSYTNLDGVFAAGDLVDRTYRQAITAAGSGCSAAIDAERWLAEHGDADAHEAPELVGGGYGAGTN, translated from the coding sequence GTGGCTGCCGAAGAAATCAGGAACCTGATCATCGTCGGGTCGGGTCCTGCCGGATACACCGCTGCCGTCTACGCGGCGCGGGCCCAGCTGGAGCCGCTGGTGTTCGAGGGCACGCAGTTCGGCGGCGCGCTGATGACGACGACCGAGGTCGAGAACTTCCCCGGGTTCCGCGACGGCATCATGGGTCCGGACCTGATGGAGGAGATGCGCAAGCAGGCCGAGCGCTTCGGCGCCGAGCTGCGCGCGGAGGACGTCGAGTCGCTGGAGCTGACCGGGGACGTCAAGTACGTCCACGCGAACGGCAAGCGCTACGCCGCCCGCGCCGTGATCCTCGCCATGGGCGCGGCGGCGCGGTACCTGAACGTGCCGGGCGAGCAGGAGCTGCTCGGCCGCGGTGTCTCGGCCTGTGCGACCTGTGACGGCTTCTTCTTCCGCGACCACGACATCGTGGTCGCCGGTGGTGGCGACTCGGCGATGGAGGAGGCGACCTTCCTGACGAAGTTCGCGAAGTCCGTCACGATCGTCCACCGGCGCGACGAGTTCCGCGCGTCCAAGATCATGCTCGAGCGCGCCCGCGCGAACGAGAAGATCAAGTGGAAGCTGAACTCGCAGATCACCGAGGTGCTCGGCGACGGCAAGGTCGAGGCCCTGAAGCTGAAGGACACCAGGGACGGCTCCGAGTCGACGCTGGACGTGTCGGGCTTCTTCGTCGCGATCGGCCACGACCCCCGCAGCCAGCTGGTGAAGGGGCAGGTCGAGCTGGACGAGGACGGCTACGTCGTCACGAAGGGCAAGACGTCCTACACGAACCTGGACGGCGTCTTCGCGGCCGGCGACCTGGTGGACCGCACCTACCGGCAGGCGATCACCGCCGCCGGCTCGGGGTGCAGTGCCGCGATCGACGCGGAACGATGGCTCGCGGAGCACGGCGACGCGGACGCGCACGAGGCGCCCGAGCTCGTCGGCGGCGGCTACGGCGCGGGCACCAACTGA
- a CDS encoding GNAT family N-acetyltransferase: MSRRVVGVTLDNLEHLPKSCRRCVYWELAPHLKNQAEEFGATEVEKEAWVSSVLLEWGSCGRIVYSDTLPVGFVLYAPPNAVPRALAFPTSPPSADAVLLTAFQVLPEFRGGGLGRMLVQAVAKDLTKRGVRAIEAFGDARPEEADPDGGHSCVLPAAFLQSVGFKTVRPHQKWPRLRLELRSAITWKEDVEAALERLLGQVTITTAEPSLGRA; this comes from the coding sequence GTGTCGCGTCGCGTCGTGGGCGTCACACTGGACAACCTGGAGCACCTTCCGAAGAGCTGTCGCCGGTGTGTGTACTGGGAGCTGGCTCCGCACCTGAAGAACCAGGCCGAGGAGTTCGGCGCCACCGAGGTCGAGAAGGAAGCCTGGGTCTCGAGCGTGCTGCTCGAGTGGGGTTCCTGCGGCCGCATCGTCTACAGCGACACGCTGCCGGTCGGGTTCGTGCTGTACGCGCCGCCGAACGCCGTCCCGCGCGCGCTGGCCTTCCCGACGTCCCCGCCGAGCGCGGACGCGGTCCTGCTCACGGCGTTCCAGGTGCTCCCCGAGTTCCGCGGTGGTGGTCTCGGCCGCATGCTGGTCCAGGCCGTGGCCAAGGACCTCACCAAGCGCGGTGTCCGCGCGATCGAGGCGTTCGGCGACGCGCGTCCCGAAGAAGCCGACCCGGACGGTGGCCACAGCTGCGTGCTGCCGGCGGCGTTCCTGCAGAGCGTCGGCTTCAAGACCGTCCGGCCGCACCAGAAGTGGCCGCGCCTGCGCCTGGAGCTGCGCTCGGCGATCACCTGGAAGGAAGACGTCGAGGCGGCGCTGGAACGGCTGCTCGGCCAGGTCACCATCACCACGGCGGAACCGAGTCTCGGCCGCGCCTGA
- a CDS encoding protein kinase family protein → MDTRRSEQAGGANVGKAQVGSLAPGRVVGDGRYRLLAQFGVDERGDAHLWRARDGQLKRDVALTLLVGDPADPEAARLARRTLERATHASKFGHGGVARVLDVLALGSGITSGEGLLGVVVAEWTKGSDLVDLVAQRPVAPAAAARMVQALAEAVEQAHQNGLVLGLDHPQRLRLTPNGALKLAFPGPLPEATLRDDVKALGAVLYLLLTGRWALPGGPPAIPPAPMSPQGRIVPPRQLVPTIPADLSSLAVRTIEDGGNGGIRTSAAILRVLDQVAEAEERTQLIKAVGGEEAEPDGTVWTTKKPVKDVARRRKLALGVTVLVVATVVILAWGGLMLINVFQGDSKASGPTINVAAPPASSQAPSPSSSSAPAPPPSSPALGDPVKPQAAAVYNPEGKGDNPGRARNAIDGNPGTQWKTEQYKQQFPAIKPGVGLVVTFADPINLSQVKVTGGTPGTKVEIRSATEKNPDLADTKVVGNGDLKDGDTTIPLAQPTQGQYFIVWITQLGGDDGEYQTEIGDLTFLPAG, encoded by the coding sequence GTGGACACGAGGCGGAGCGAACAGGCGGGGGGTGCGAACGTGGGCAAGGCCCAGGTCGGTTCGCTCGCCCCCGGGCGTGTGGTCGGCGACGGCCGCTACCGCCTCCTCGCGCAGTTCGGCGTGGACGAGCGGGGCGACGCGCACCTCTGGCGCGCGCGGGACGGGCAGCTGAAGCGGGACGTCGCGCTGACGCTGCTGGTCGGCGACCCGGCCGACCCGGAAGCCGCGCGGCTGGCCCGGCGCACCCTCGAACGCGCCACGCACGCGTCCAAGTTCGGCCACGGCGGCGTCGCCCGCGTGCTCGACGTGCTCGCCCTCGGCAGCGGCATCACCTCGGGCGAAGGCCTGCTCGGCGTCGTCGTCGCGGAGTGGACCAAGGGCAGTGACCTGGTCGACCTCGTCGCGCAGCGGCCGGTGGCGCCCGCCGCGGCCGCGCGGATGGTCCAGGCGCTGGCCGAAGCCGTCGAGCAGGCCCACCAGAACGGGCTCGTCCTCGGCCTCGACCACCCCCAGCGCCTTCGCCTGACGCCGAACGGCGCGCTGAAGCTCGCGTTCCCGGGCCCGCTGCCGGAGGCGACGCTGCGCGACGACGTCAAGGCGCTCGGCGCGGTCCTGTACCTGCTGCTCACCGGACGCTGGGCGCTGCCCGGCGGGCCGCCCGCGATCCCGCCGGCCCCGATGTCGCCGCAGGGCCGGATCGTCCCGCCGCGCCAGCTGGTACCGACGATCCCGGCCGACCTGTCGTCGCTGGCCGTCCGCACGATCGAGGACGGCGGCAACGGCGGCATCCGCACCAGCGCGGCCATCCTCCGCGTGCTCGACCAGGTGGCCGAGGCGGAGGAGCGCACCCAGCTGATCAAGGCCGTCGGCGGCGAAGAAGCAGAGCCCGATGGCACGGTTTGGACGACGAAGAAGCCGGTCAAGGACGTCGCCCGGCGGCGCAAGCTCGCCCTCGGCGTCACCGTGCTGGTGGTCGCGACCGTCGTCATCCTCGCCTGGGGCGGGCTGATGCTGATCAACGTCTTCCAGGGCGACTCCAAGGCGAGCGGCCCGACGATCAACGTGGCCGCGCCGCCGGCGTCGAGCCAGGCACCCTCGCCGTCGTCGTCGTCCGCCCCGGCTCCGCCGCCGTCGTCACCCGCGCTGGGCGATCCGGTGAAGCCGCAGGCCGCGGCCGTCTACAACCCCGAGGGCAAGGGCGACAACCCCGGCCGGGCGAGGAACGCGATCGACGGCAACCCCGGCACGCAGTGGAAGACCGAGCAGTACAAGCAGCAGTTCCCGGCCATCAAGCCCGGCGTCGGACTGGTCGTCACCTTCGCCGACCCGATCAACCTCAGCCAGGTCAAGGTCACCGGCGGCACGCCGGGCACCAAGGTCGAAATCCGCTCCGCGACCGAGAAGAACCCCGACCTGGCCGACACGAAGGTGGTCGGCAACGGCGACCTCAAGGACGGCGACACGACGATCCCGCTGGCTCAGCCGACGCAGGGCCAGTACTTCATCGTCTGGATCACCCAGCTGGGTGGCGACGACGGCGAGTACCAGACCGAAATCGGCGACCTGACCTTCCTGCCTGCGGGGTGA
- the rsmG gene encoding 16S rRNA (guanine(527)-N(7))-methyltransferase RsmG: MSLEQAAETTRAAADRVFGAHVDQAAGYVELLERHGVERGLIGPREVERLWERHVLNSAVIGEQMAEGVRVVDVGSGAGLPGVPLAIARPDLDIVLLEPMARRVDWLAEVAEKLELPITIVRGRAEERPVREQLGGADIVTARAVAPLARLADWCLPLVRPDGFLVALKGASAADEIDRDGAAIRKAGGADPLIVECGAAVLEVRSTVVKIRRLPTAGKPKARSRKR, encoded by the coding sequence GTGAGCTTGGAGCAGGCCGCGGAGACGACACGAGCCGCGGCGGACCGGGTGTTCGGTGCGCACGTTGACCAAGCCGCTGGGTACGTCGAACTCCTGGAGCGCCACGGCGTCGAGCGCGGGTTGATCGGGCCGCGGGAGGTCGAGCGGCTGTGGGAGCGGCACGTCCTCAACTCGGCCGTCATCGGCGAGCAGATGGCCGAAGGGGTCCGGGTCGTTGACGTCGGCTCGGGAGCGGGGCTTCCGGGAGTACCGCTCGCCATCGCGCGACCGGACCTCGATATCGTCTTGCTCGAACCGATGGCCCGCCGGGTGGACTGGCTGGCCGAGGTGGCCGAGAAGCTGGAACTCCCGATCACCATCGTCCGTGGACGCGCGGAGGAGCGGCCTGTGCGTGAGCAGCTCGGTGGCGCCGACATCGTCACCGCTCGCGCGGTCGCCCCACTCGCCCGGCTCGCGGACTGGTGCCTGCCGCTCGTTCGTCCCGACGGTTTCCTGGTCGCTCTCAAGGGGGCCAGCGCGGCGGACGAGATCGACCGGGACGGCGCCGCCATCCGCAAGGCCGGCGGGGCTGACCCTCTGATCGTCGAATGCGGCGCCGCGGTACTCGAGGTGCGCAGCACGGTCGTGAAGATCCGTCGCCTGCCGACGGCCGGCAAGCCGAAGGCGCGGAGCAGGAAGCGCTAG
- the sigM gene encoding RNA polymerase sigma factor SigM — protein MTAAAPTDADLIAAHAAGDPHAFSELVQRHRDRMWAVALRTVRDPEEAADALQDAFISAFRAADKFRAESQVTTWLHRIVVNACLDRIRRRQARPTVPLPETGFNEPATPRDSMAERETSLLVREALDQLPEEQRAPIVLVDVEGYSVAETAKLLGIAEGTVKSRCARGRGKLAKVLGHLRNPDAIANVPTHESKRTGRRPGSGEGR, from the coding sequence GTGACAGCTGCAGCTCCCACGGATGCGGATCTGATAGCGGCTCACGCCGCGGGGGACCCTCATGCGTTCAGCGAACTCGTCCAGCGACATCGCGACCGCATGTGGGCGGTCGCGTTGCGCACGGTCCGCGACCCCGAAGAAGCGGCCGACGCGTTGCAGGACGCGTTCATCTCGGCGTTCCGGGCCGCCGACAAGTTCCGCGCGGAGTCGCAGGTCACGACGTGGCTGCACCGGATCGTGGTGAACGCCTGCCTCGACCGGATCCGCCGACGGCAGGCGCGCCCGACCGTGCCGCTGCCGGAGACCGGGTTCAACGAGCCGGCGACCCCGCGGGACTCGATGGCCGAGCGCGAGACCAGCCTCCTGGTGCGCGAGGCGCTCGACCAGCTGCCCGAAGAGCAACGTGCCCCGATCGTGTTGGTCGACGTCGAGGGATACTCCGTCGCCGAGACGGCGAAGCTGCTCGGGATCGCCGAAGGCACGGTCAAGAGCCGGTGCGCGCGGGGCCGCGGAAAACTCGCGAAGGTTCTCGGGCACCTGCGGAACCCCGATGCGATTGCGAACGTCCCAACTCACGAAAGCAAACGGACCGGGCGCCGGCCGGGTAGCGGGGAGGGACGATGA